One Lepus europaeus isolate LE1 chromosome 4, mLepTim1.pri, whole genome shotgun sequence genomic window, GACAGGACACAGACCCTGGTCTCTGGGGACTGACATTCTGATGGAAACAGGCAACAACTAAGAAACAaaggtggcatagtgggtgaagccaccgcctgcagtgccggcatcccatatggatgccagttcaagtcctggctgatccacttctgagccagctctctgctatggcctgggatagcagtagaagatggcccaagtccttgggcccctgcacccacgtgggagactccgaagaggctcctagtttcggattggcccggctctggctgttgcagccatgtggggagtgaaccagcggatggaagacctctgcctctgcccctacctctctgtaactctgcctttcaaataataattttttttaagacataaACGTTTAATATTAGAGGGTGGAAAGTGCAAGGAGCTAcgaggggtgggtgttgggcacAGAGGCTAAGTCccccccacttgggacaccccacacccctcatcagggtgcctggtttgactccatctactctgcttctgatccaggcccctgttaatgcacattctgggaggcagcagttgatggttaaagtccttgggtccctgtcacctatgcgggagacctggatggaattccaggctccgggcttcaacctgacccagcactagctgttgtggacatttggggggtgaaccagctgatggaataaaaactttaaaagcagGGTAAAAGGACCAGTGTGTACTGTGAATTGCTGTTACAGATGGTGACAAGGGAAGACCCCTTAGAGCAGGCAACATCTGAGCAGAGACATGAGCAAACTGAAAGCAGCAAAACGAtccgtgcaaaggccctgaggccagAACATGCTTGGTACAGCTGGAGGAACAGTGAGGAGGCCACATGGCTAGAGTGGAGCGAGCGAGCAATGGGCCCTGTTTACTAGGGTTATAtgagtcttatttatttatttgaaagtcagagttacacacagagagaaggagaggcagagagagagagagagagagagagagaggtcttccatctgctggtccactccccaaatggccacaacggttggagctgggccgacccgaagccaggagccaggaggttcttctgggtctcccacatgggtgccggggcccaaggaattgggccatcttctactgctttcccaggccacagcagagagctggatcggaagtggagcagccaggtcttgaaccagcgcccatatcggctttatccgctacgccacagtgtgggccccaagTTATATGAGTCTTAAGGCTTAGTTTGAGCCTGCTGGAATGCTAAAAGCTGAGTGTGAGTTCCCTTTAACAGTATCAGTTGGGCTGGTCCTTAGAGAAGGTCCCGGAGGGGACCAGGGTGAAAGCAGGGGCCCATTAGGAGACCGCTACAGGTCACCAGGAACAACCGGGGCCGCAGTGACCAGTGCGTGCCCCTCTAGGACTGGGGGTCGCGGAGGGGCGTGGGTTCAAGAGAGAATGTCTGTAAAGCGGGAGGAGCGTCGGCGCCGGGCGCTCACCACGATGCGTGCGCTGCGCGTGGGGCTgggctccgagctccgagctccgggGACCGCGCGAGGCCGAGCTGAGGACGCCCTCCAGCTTCGTCTGCTCCGGTTGTCCGCGGCAAACGCAGCTGCACGGTCACTCCTCGTCCCTCTCATTCCTCCTCACCCCGACGCCCCCATACCGACCCTCTGGCAACCCCAATTGGGGAGCACTAGCGCCCCATTTTCCCCAGGACACGGCTAACGTCCAGCGGCGCCTGGCTTCGAAGGCCGCTCTCCCCTGCCGGCGGGAGGCgcagggggcggggcgaggcGTGGGCGGAGCGAGGTCCTCCCGACGCGGCGTCCCGCAGTCAGGCCCCGCCCCACTCAAGGAGAAGGGGCGGGCAGCGCCGTGTGCTCAGAGCCAGACGGGGCTTCGTGATTGGACAAGGCGGAAAGCTTGGGTGGGGCTCTCCCCCGGCGGAGCGACCGCCTGTGGGTGTGGACACGCGGAGGGCGTGGTCTCCCACTCCGCCCCCTTCCACGGCCTCATAGCGGGCGGCGtcctcgggggcggggccagaACGCGGTCTGCCGATCCGATTCCAGCGCGGCTCCTAGGAGCCCGCCGCGGAGCAGCTCCCCGGCGGGGCAGAGCAGGTACCGGCGGCCGCGCGGGGCTTttgggctgaaccaggctgggACCGGGGGCCTGCTGAAGACTACGGAGCGCACTAGGGGtcttggccagcgctgggcctgcTCCCGCGGGTTCGGCCCCtgcctccgcccccgcccccgccttccTGCGGCGAAGCCCGCTTGTGGCGGGGCCGGTTGGCGCCTGCGCCGCTGCATGGTGTCTGGGATGAGGGCTGGAGGGAAACTGAGTCACGGCAGGGCGGGCACAGTCCTGTGCGGGAGGCATCAGCGTGGCTCTCCTTCCTGGCCACGCTTTGAGGTCCCCACTGCTCTCCGCTGGAGACTCGTCCCACTCCTGCCCCCAACCGCTCAGAGCGCCCAAGGGGTCCCGCCCCAGCTCCCAAAAGCCCCGACCTGCCCTGGAATGGCCAGGACGCGCTCCAGGCGCCTCGCGCAGTACCCCTCCCCCTCGCGCGGAGCCCCCGTGGCTCCCTCCACTGCTCTCCGCGCAGTATCAGCTTACACGCCTTATATAGTCCGAGCAGGCTGCAGCCGCGGCCTGCCTGCCGGgacctgggggcgggggagccgAGAGCCGGCCCCTGACTCACCCCGCCGCCCGAGGCTCCAGGCTGGCTCGGGGGGAAGCCGTGCCAAATTAGTCCCACCCGTGGATGCCGAGAACTTTAAGCCTGGGAAAGGTTcaccctcccaggccctgggcggggggctgcccttgtctgtttttttttggaAGTGAGGTCTGCTAGCCGGCCTCACAGCCTAGCCTGGCCAGATAACATGCCCACCCGGGCCTGGGGTGCGCTCAGCGTCTGTGTTGCCTGCTTGGCACCTGTTCAAGGCTAGTGTCCGTAGCTGGGGCACTCACTTTCCCATTTCTCCTCTCAGGAGCCGACACCATGGACTCCTTCAAAGTACTGCTAGAGGGTCCAGCACCATGGGGCTTCCGGCTGCAAGGAGGCAAGGACTTCAATGTGCCCCTCTCCATCTCCCGGGTAAGCCTAATTGGGAGAGGGACTCCGAATGGcggcggtggggtggggggttgtcTTTGATTGCTCAGGTCTCCAGGGGGAATCTAAGCAGAAGGCCCAGGTGTCAGCAGGCCAGGAGGTGTCTGTCCAGGTCCAGAAAAGTGGTGGCTGCCTGCTCCCAGGACCCCCGCCTAGGTAGACAGGGGAGTGGAGCCCCCAGACTCCCATAGCTGTGCACCGTACCTGATGCCACTTCCTGAGCCTCTGCGGCCACCTCTGGGGGCCAAGCAGAAGGGAGAAGGCTCATTGGTGTGGGAGGTAGATTGATGAATTCAGCAAGGATCTAAACTTGAGAACAGTGCTCAGGAGCCTGGCCCCAGGCAGAGCACACTGTGGAATCTTACTGCCGCCTCACTGCCACCCAGGGGATGGCAGCTGCCATCCTGTTTGTCCAAAGGAGGGATCTTGGAATGGTGGAGGGCTTGTCCATGGCAAAGCAGAGATTTGAAACCGGGCAAGGACGGCCTGCGGGTTTTGCAGGTCCCCAAGCCAATGAGAGGACCTGCGTCTCCATCCAACTGGTCCCGGTTTAGGATGTAGTGGCCTTTGACCCTGAGCGTAGGTGTGGTGAGGCTAGGCTGTAGGGCTGGGACTCAGATTCCTGAGAGCCTGCCCTGGTGGGGTGGAGCTGGTGGCTGGCTCCTCCCCATGGCAGGGGGATTGCCTTATAAGCCCAAGAATGCAGCCCCAGGCTGGGATGGCCAACAGTGGCTGGAGTCTACCTAGCTGAAAAGGGCTGGCCTATGCCTGGACCTCCGAGCCCCCTCCCCTGGTGGCCAGGCTGTGActcctggtttgagacccagaaaAGAAACCGCCCACCCAGAGCAGTGAGGCCAGCACTTGGgccagtgtctgtctgtctgtctctctctctctctggcctgggGGTCAGGAGGGGCGGGGACTTCCTGCCCCTACATCCGCCAGTGCAGGGAGGCCCACCCAGCCGCCTGGTGGGCAGACAGCTGTTGGCAGGAAGCCCAGGGCAAGCCCAGCCTGAGGGGCCCGAGTGCTGTCCAGGCACCAGGCAGTCTGAGAGAGGCCCAGGGCAGAGTCTTCGTGGCAGTTTGGCCTGGTGGCCAGGGCAGGCAGTGTTCTGCCCCCGGTATCTTTCTGCAGAGTTCTGGGGCAGGCGggtcccttacacacacacacacacacacacactccactctGAAACCTACCCTGCATCCCCCTCCCTGGGAAAATGCCACCCCATGTGGCTGGGAGACTTGGTCAGGACTGGTTTCCGCCTCACCTCTTTGCTGATAAGAGTGATCTTTCAGATGTGGCCTGCCGGGGGCACTGTGGGCCCAGGCTCCCCTGTCTGCCACCCCAGCCCAGGGGTGGGGCCAGCAGCTAAGCCCAGCCTTGGAGTTGGACCCAGGTCCTGGTGGTGGGTGGATAGAAGTGGTCTTTttcagtgctgggccagccccctcctctcctgACCCCAGAAtgaagggaggtgggaggggcaagGGCTGGCTGTGGGCCCAGGCCTGGGAGATGAGGTAACGTCTGAgactgctggggggaggggttggACTGCCCAGTGGAGCCCTTGGGCTGACTCACGccccctcccctgtgtccagCCCCCTGGCTTTtctcctccttgtctctctggccttgccctgcccctggcctgagctgctccctgcttttttttttttttttttttgccagctgCCTTCCCAATCTCTTCTGCTTCCACTCCCCCCACTCCCATTCACCACCCGCCACCCCCTCAAACTTCCTGTCTTCCCagtcccaggaaggaagtggtcCCTGACCCTCATTCCAGGCCAGCTGATTCTGGCCTACTCCAAGGCCCCCGCCACGCACTCACCCGCACCTCCCAATGTGGGGAGGGAGTGGCCGGGCCAGGTTCTACTGACTCACTGGTGACCGGGAGTAAGTCACTTCCCCTCGAGGGCATCACTTCCTCATCCCCTTGTCAGAGACCCGACTGAACCAAAGGTGGATGGACATACAGGAGCCAGACCCCAAAGCCAGCCGCCCATGAGGGAGTCCTTCCAGGTGGACTGACCCCTCAGTACTCCCCCATTCAGCAGAGATAGCCTAGAGTGGTGGAGTCTTAGGGGTAGggtcacttcctgtctctgcctcttatcAGCTGGGTGACTTGAGGCaaattgcttaacctctctgtttTCCCATGTGTAAACTGTATAATCGCAGACTCCTCCCCAAGCTTGTGGGAGAGTTCAGTATCTATGGCAATGCCAGGTGCTCATTAAATGCAGGCTGCTGTCCTTGCTGGTTGGTCCTTGGCCAGTGAAGAAGGGACTGCCCAGGGCTGTCACACTTGTAACCGCACGCAAGCATGGATTCAAGCAGCAAGTCCAGCTCTCCCTCCTCATCCCAGTCTCTGCCCTCTCTCTAGAGCAGCCCCACCCCAGGAGCTTTTGGGGCCCCCTGCGGGCTCAGACCCATGGGCAGCCGGGGCCACCCTTGCTGTGTTGTGGGGTAGAGCTACAGGGCTTGGAGGGCCCCGTGGGGTCTGTCAGAGTCAGGTCTATCAGTGGCCTTGGAAATACTCACCCTAGTTCCTTAAAGCTgttagtgccccccccccccgccctctaggcgggggccaggtgcttcccccacAGCTGAGACTTTCATCAGGGGGGCCGGCCACCTCCCTGGAGGCTTCAGCTCGTGCTGGTGGGATCGGGCCTCCCAGCCTGCTGGCATCCCCTGGTTTGCcgcaggaaccaggagttcccACAGGGCTGTAGTGGCAGTGGAGGCCTAGGGGTAATGCCCATTGATGGCCCAAGAAGCCCAGGTCAGGCACTCCGGCCCTCGGGTCCCCAGTCCCCACGGGTGGTCGCAGGACTGGGAGTTGGGAGGTGTCAGGGGGTAGGGACACAGTGGCGCAAAGACGGGCGGCTGTAGCCGAGAGGCTTGGGTTTCAGCCTGAGGTGGTCTGCCGATGTCTAGCAGGTTCTGGACCGAGGGGCAGGCCAtgtgagcagggggctggagaaGCTCCCTGGGCCTCCCGCAGCTCTCACTTCCGGCGACCAAGGACGGTCGGGCCGACGACCACCggcctcagcctgggtctccGGGCTCTGACCCCTGCTCCCGCCCCACAGCTCACTCCTGGCGGCAAAGCAGCGCAGGCGGGCGTGGCTGTGGGTGACTGGGTGCTGAGCATCGACGGCGAGAACGCGGGCGGCCTCACGCACATCGAAGCCCAGAACAAGATCCGCGCTTGCGGGGAGCGCCtcagcctgggcctcagcaggtGTGCGGGCGTTGCTGGCCAGGCCAGCGGGCGGCAGCGGGTGCTGTCTGGGCCGCCCATCCGCCCGCCATCACCGCTTTCCCTTCTCCTCCAGGGCTCAGCCGGCACAGAGCAAACCGCAGAAGGTGGGCGGCGGCCTGGGGACGTCTGGgcgtggcggggggaggggcctggTGGCTGGGTCGCCTGGGCTGACCCGTCCACCCCGTTGCAACCTCGGCACCCCGTCCTTGTGTGGGAGCAGGGGGCAGACACCAgaacctgggagggcaggggctgggggacggGGAGTTGGGCCCAGGGCTGCCGCACGGTCCGGCCCCACGCATGTGTGCCTGTCTGTCCGCCTGCCTATGCTGCACCCGCGCGTTGCTCTGGGTTCTTCCCCCAGCCATGGGGGCTGACGTCATCACTTCCCAGTGGACCCCCTTGAAACCCGAGTGACCCCCCTCTCGGTGGCCACCCTCCAGATATGTGGGGacggggctggagctgcgctgtgtTCTCCAGGGGGGCGCCCCGCTCCCACCCATGTCCCCCATCCccgcccgccctgccctgcccggctCTGTCtccgcccaggccctggcccctgccgcGGATCCCCCGCGGTACACCTTTGCACCCAGCGCCTCCCTCAACAAGACGGCCCGGCCCTTTGGGGCGCCCCCGCCCGCTGACAGCGCCCCGCAGCAGAATGGGTACGTCGGCCCCGCCTGCGCGCCCGCCCACCCACGCCTGCCGGCGGCCGCACACCTGCCCGCTGCGCGCTGCCGCTCCTGCACTGCGCGCTCCAGCCAGGCCGGAACCGTGCTGCAGCGACCCCTggtggccggggcggggctgcaggCACCAGGCCCCTCCCAAGGGTGCGGCCGCTGCCCCTGCCCAggcactgccctcctggggggCTCTGGACGCGGCAGTGTGCCCTTCCCCATGCCGGCcgcctggggttgggggtggtgtTGGGCCAGCTGAGCCCCACTCGATGCCGCCTTGCCCAGGCTGTTCTGACCCCTCCCCATCTTTCTTCCTccccctgtgtctgtctcttggttcctttatctgtccatctgtctattTCCTTCACAGGTGCAGACCCCTGACAAGTCAGTGAGCcccctctgcctgtccctctcttccttccttccggcACTCTGGGTGgtagcccctccccaccctgactGCCCCCTGCCCTTTCGCCCACCCCGCCCCACAGCCACTccccccatcctccctctcccccactctcccccCACCGAACCCCCCCTTCCTCGGGAGGGGCTGCCCCCACCACGCCCACGTCATGAAGTTCtgagccaccccctccccacagacAGCCGCTCAGGCCGCTGGTCCCGGACGCCAGCAAACAGCGGCTGATGGAGGACACGGAAGACTGGCGGCCACGGCCCGGGACAGGCCAGTCGCGCTCCTTCCGCATCCTTGCCCAGCTCACGGGCACCGAGTTCAGTAAGTGCCAGTCCAGGGCAGGGCGGCTTTCTcgtggccccagcccagggctctaAGCTGGAGGGGGGTGTGACCCTGTGCTGCTCTCGGTcactgcctgcctctgccctctcaGTGCAAGACCCGGATGAGGAACACCTGAAGAAGTCGAGGTAAAAGGACAGgcgccagccctgccccttccactgTGGCCACCaagctgcacctgcccctggcgcccccccccccacacctgaTGCTgcattctccctccttcctctgtccTCGCTGCCGCCTGCCGCCTGTCCTTCCTTCCactcccttcttttctctctgtcccccaggGAAAAGTATGTCCTGGAGCTGCAGAGCCCACGCTACACCCGTCTCCGGGATTGGCACCACCAGCGCTCTGCCCACGTGCTCAACGTGCAGTCGTAGCCTGGCCCTCTCTGGCCGGCtgccctctccacctctctctcctctctctctctccctcctgcccagggcacccccttggtgcctccagctttgcctgcctctcccatccctctcCTGCCGCTGGCCTGGCCCCGGCAGCCCGGCCGGCATAGGTCTGGCTCCGTCTGACACTGCCTTCCCTCTttgccctgcagccctgctgtctGTCAGGTCTGTGCTGCCCTGGGCGTGGAAATAAACGTTCTCAGCcctgcttcctctgcctctgacttCCATCTTTGTGGGGCTGGTGTGCACGGGGGTGTGGGGGGCGTGGGACGGTTCAGACTCAGTGTGGGCCCTGCCATCAGAGCTGGCTCTTGGGGCTGAGGGGAAGTGGgagccctgctctgcctccccgcCCTGGACCACAGACCAGCTGGCTGGAACCTGGCTGGGAGACgtgcccctcccagccctgccccagagggACCTGGAGTCCAGCCCAGCAGCTCTCACGCACCCAGGCATCTCCCGTGGAGCCAGCAggacccggggtgggggtggggccatgACAGGAGCTTTGGCTAGGCGGGGCTTTGAATGGCAGATCTTACAGCCAGGTGCCCAGGACAGAaatccctgccccagcctcaactACACCCCAGGAACCCTGGCCTGGTGAGAGAGAATGGGCTTGGGCCCGGGGAAGGGTGGGTAGCCCCTGGGGTTGTGGGGGTGGTGGGCTCTTCTCACCTGCCCCAGGCTTCACCCCCTGTCCTAAGGGGTCTCTGGGCACCTCCTTGGAGCCACTCTCCTCGGCCTTGGCAGGCCCTACCACCCCCAGCGCTACCAGCCGCCCACCCTGGGCCGTGGACCCTGCATTTGCTGAGCGCTACGCCCCGGACAAAACAAGCACGGTGCTGACCCGGCACAGCCAACCAGCCACGCCCACGCCTCTGCAGAACCGCACCTCCATCGTGCAGGCCGCTGCCGGAGGGGGCACCGGAGGGGGCGGTGGCAGCAATGGCAAGACTCCTGTGTGCCACCAGTGCCACAAGGTCATCCGGTGGGTGACCCTGTTCCTCTCCTGCCTTGACCTTTCCTGTCCCAAAGCCTGATCCTGGCCCAGCTGCCCACtcttctggcttcagcagccACGGGAGCAAGATAAGATTCTAGTTCCCagggggagtggggaagggacCTGTCCTGGCTCCTCAGGTTCTCAATCCCGCAGTCCATATCCCCCCCACACACCTCATGGCATCAGCCACTAGCCAGCTGCGTCTGGGGACGTGACCGCGGGTGCCAGTGTGGTCCCAAAGCTCACTGCTGTCCTGGCAGAGAAGGGCCAGGGAGGCAGCCacctgtctctccttcctgcccattCAGTGGCGGCTCACCTCTGCTCTCAGAGCACATGGCCGGTCAGTGTAC contains:
- the PDLIM7 gene encoding PDZ and LIM domain protein 7 isoform X1; the encoded protein is MDSFKVLLEGPAPWGFRLQGGKDFNVPLSISRLTPGGKAAQAGVAVGDWVLSIDGENAGGLTHIEAQNKIRACGERLSLGLSRAQPAQSKPQKALAPAADPPRYTFAPSASLNKTARPFGAPPPADSAPQQNGQPLRPLVPDASKQRLMEDTEDWRPRPGTGQSRSFRILAQLTGTEFMQDPDEEHLKKSSQVPRTEIPAPASTTPQEPWPGPTTPSATSRPPWAVDPAFAERYAPDKTSTVLTRHSQPATPTPLQNRTSIVQAAAGGGTGGGGGSNGKTPVCHQCHKVIRGRYLVALGHAYHPEEFVCSQCGKVLEEGGFFEEKGAIFCPPCYDVRYAPSCAKCKKKITGEIMHALKMTWHVHCFTCTACKTPIRNRAFYMEEGAPYCERDYEKMFGTKCRGCDFKIDAGDRFLEALGFSWHDTCFVCAICQINLEGKTFYSKKDKPLCKSHAFSHV
- the PDLIM7 gene encoding PDZ and LIM domain protein 7 isoform X2 translates to MDSFKVLLEGPAPWGFRLQGGKDFNVPLSISRLTPGGKAAQAGVAVGDWVLSIDGENAGGLTHIEAQNKIRACGERLSLGLSRAQPAQSKPQKVQTPDKQPLRPLVPDASKQRLMEDTEDWRPRPGTGQSRSFRILAQLTGTEFMQDPDEEHLKKSSQVPRTEIPAPASTTPQEPWPGPTTPSATSRPPWAVDPAFAERYAPDKTSTVLTRHSQPATPTPLQNRTSIVQAAAGGGTGGGGGSNGKTPVCHQCHKVIRGRYLVALGHAYHPEEFVCSQCGKVLEEGGFFEEKGAIFCPPCYDVRYAPSCAKCKKKITGEIMHALKMTWHVHCFTCTACKTPIRNRAFYMEEGAPYCERDYEKMFGTKCRGCDFKIDAGDRFLEALGFSWHDTCFVCAICQINLEGKTFYSKKDKPLCKSHAFSHV
- the PDLIM7 gene encoding PDZ and LIM domain protein 7 isoform X3, whose protein sequence is MDSFKVLLEGPAPWGFRLQGGKDFNVPLSISRLTPGGKAAQAGVAVGDWVLSIDGENAGGLTHIEAQNKIRACGERLSLGLSRAQPAQSKPQKALAPAADPPRYTFAPSASLNKTARPFGAPPPADSAPQQNGQPLRPLVPDASKQRLMEDTEDWRPRPGTGQSRSFRILAQLTGTEFMQDPDEEHLKKSREKYVLELQSPRYTRLRDWHHQRSAHVLNVQS